In the Brassica napus cultivar Da-Ae chromosome A7, Da-Ae, whole genome shotgun sequence genome, one interval contains:
- the LOC106369430 gene encoding uncharacterized protein LOC106369430, translated as MDSFDLPHTSSFKGGSELFLRDVFENILKTYLKKNPTTKRIWELVQSVDNEKICYDHFTFMTLKIEGYGIDSMSSFFMDNGYKIGGGLDFPKKNLRGLWFSPPEIKIPEDGHGLSNGPLPRLVMGEILVDELSPASQEIIRKYLKPAGGKQALLSSILGSLIWEKPTWSEFKHIAEENELAAWAFINGYTMNHLAFSVHRLKHRFSDINCIIRYLEENGFDLNQDGGVLKVSTDGLLLQVSSLSEQLPVEFSDGIIKSVPASYIEFTERLVLPQFEDLPHDQIKEIHRREDFALNNADNILESSRFMSDV; from the exons ATGGATTCTTTCGACTTGCCTCACACTTCATCTTTTAAG GGAGGAAGCGAATTATTTCTTCGGGATGTGTTTGAGAACATATTGAAGACGTACTTGAAAAAGAACCCAACAACGAAAAGAATATGGGAACTGGTTCAGTCGGTGGACAATGAGAAGATTTGCTACGACCACTTCACTTTCATGACACTTAAG ATCGAAGGTTATGGAATAGACTCTATGTCCAGTTTCTTCATGGATAATGGATATAAAATAGGAGGTGGGCTTGATTTTCCAAAGAAGAACCTGCGAGGTCTCTGGTTTTCCCCTCCCGAAATTAAGATCCCTGAGGATGGCCACGGCCTGAGTAATGGACCCTTACCCCGACTTGTTATGGGTGAGATTCTTGTGGACGAATTAAGCCCTGCATCACAG GAGATAATCAGGAAGTATCTGAAACCAGCCGGAGGCAAGCAAGCCCTTCTGTCAAGTATTCTTGGGTCCTTAATATGGGAGAAGCCAACTTGGAGCGAATTTAAGCACATTGCCGA GGAAAACGAATTGGCTGCTTGGGCGTTTATCAACGGCTACACAATGAACCATCTTGCGTTTTCTGTTCATCGACTTAAACACCGTTTCAGTGACATCAATTGCATCATACGTTATCTAGAGGAAAATGGATTTGATCTCAACCAGGACGGAGGAGTTCTCAAAG TGAGTACTGATGGGCTACTGCTACAAGTGTCGTCACTCTCGGAGCAGCTTCCGGTAGAATTTTCAGACGGCATAATCAAATCGGTCCCTGCTTCATACATTGAGTTCACTGAACGTCTCGTTTTGCCACAGTTCGAAGATCTGCCTCATGATCAG ATTAAAGAGATCCATAGACGTGAAGACTTTGCACTCAATAACGCGGACAACATTTTAGAAAGCTCCCGTTTTATGTCAGATGTTTAG